A single Bacillus sp. HMF5848 DNA region contains:
- a CDS encoding YjbA family protein, whose translation MLFLHDVWVNWFEGEENGYNVCHFHEWRKEDVVELLDQVPLLYVDPLLFHYIENDLMELPQSLMNDVYQKAYVRKNHERVQLEYCFVATDGKGIIAIDTIGYSVPIRKSRLIPRQEHLVFDMIAEQEIMKYEFSKTQMENKEYHILSPEPELMNGLTRKERQLKQILFMALDHLYNSSNPAEVRYWYTEWNPSQYNHIQQLAFEDVWDKLYNEIKHGWSEKHFQLCENMIKGQPFFEKLWEIEQGSKV comes from the coding sequence ATGCTATTTTTGCATGATGTTTGGGTAAATTGGTTTGAAGGAGAAGAAAACGGCTATAACGTTTGTCATTTTCATGAATGGCGTAAGGAAGACGTTGTTGAATTACTAGACCAAGTCCCGTTGCTTTATGTTGATCCGTTGTTATTTCACTACATAGAAAATGACTTAATGGAATTACCGCAGTCTCTGATGAATGATGTTTATCAAAAAGCATATGTCCGGAAAAATCATGAACGTGTCCAGTTGGAGTATTGCTTTGTCGCAACGGATGGAAAGGGAATTATTGCAATAGATACGATTGGCTATAGTGTACCTATTCGAAAATCACGCTTAATTCCACGCCAAGAGCATTTAGTATTTGATATGATCGCTGAGCAAGAAATTATGAAATATGAGTTCTCAAAAACGCAGATGGAGAATAAAGAATACCATATCTTATCTCCTGAACCCGAATTAATGAATGGGCTAACACGCAAAGAAAGACAACTAAAACAGATTCTATTTATGGCGTTAGATCATTTATATAACTCAAGTAATCCTGCTGAGGTCCGTTATTGGTACACAGAGTGGAATCCCTCTCAATATAACCATATTCAGCAGCTAGCGTTCGAGGATGTATGGGATAAGCTGTACAATGAGATCAAACACGGTTGGTCTGAAAAGCATTTTCAACTGTGTGAGAACATGATTAAAGGACAACCATTTTT